The Megachile rotundata isolate GNS110a chromosome 3, iyMegRotu1, whole genome shotgun sequence genome includes a window with the following:
- the LOC100880500 gene encoding tRNA-splicing endonuclease subunit Sen15 codes for MYDICNPSYDCIEKLGCTDPVKIYTTFYVYIELCEAKRFWDVNYKFNEGLDLLYFEVKRSKNSEKEIYVPWPASYNISLDKIEKIQESLKTDQITFVFKSSDSTSIIYKASRGLVKPMAPEMSKLLKEKEEKKSNLERDIRKNTSYLYELAKSLNTENKDSDPSTSNNTANK; via the exons ATGTATGATATATGTAATCCTAGT TATGATTGCATTGAAAAGTTGGGCTGTACAGATCCTGTGAAAATATATAcaacattttatgtttatatagaATTATGTGAAG CCAAACGATTTTGGgatgttaattataaattcaatgAAGGCTTGGATCTGTTATATTTTGAGGTAAAAAGAAGTAAGAACTCTGAAAAAGAAATATACGTACCTTGGCCAGCTTCATATAATATTTCCCtggataaaattgaaaaaatacaaGAAAGTTTAAAGACTGACCA GATAACATTTGTTTTCAAGTCTTCAGACAGCACTAGTATTATTTACAAAGCAAGCAGGGGTCTTGTGAAACCAATGGCTCCAGAAATGTCTAAATtgttgaaagaaaaagaagaaaagaaatcaAACTTAGAAAGGGACATTAGAAAAAATACTTCTTATTTATATGAATTAGCAAAATCTTTAAATACAGAGAACAAGGACTCTGATCCTAGTACAAGCAATAACacagcaaataaataa